TATAATAGCAATAAGAATGGCAACAATAAATACAGCAAGATATTTTAATCTTAGAAGCATGGGTGCAATAGCACCGGGATATAAGGCTGATATGATAGTTGTTGATGATTTAGAAAACCTCAATATTAGAATGGTTATAAAGGATTCTAAAGTGGTTGTGAAAGATGGAGAATTAGTAGATGAAATGAAAGGGCTATATGATGACCTTCCAAAACGTTTTGGAAAGGTTATATTGCCAGAATTTTCAGTGGAAGATTTGAAAGTAAAACCTGAAAGCAATAAAATGAGAGTAATAGAAGTGTTTGAAGGTTCGCTTTTAACCAAAGAGTTAATAGTAGAACCAAAGGTAGAAAATGGTGTAGTAGTTTCTGATATTGAAAGAGATATAATTAAGATAGCTATTTTTGAAAGACATACAGGTTCAGGATTTTCAAAAGGGTTTGTTAAAGGATTCAAATTAAAAAGCGGTGCAGTTGGAACCAGTGTAGGTCATGATTCTCATAATATTGGAATAATTGGTACGAACGATGAGGATATGTATATTGCAGCTAAAGAGATAGAAAGAATGAATGGTGGTATGGTTGTTGTAAAAGATGGAAAGGTATTATCTCGTGTTCCGTTGCCAATAGCAGGTCTTATGGCAGATAAAGAATTGTTTGAAGTTGTTGAGGAATTGGAATATCAGGAAGAGCAATTAAAGAAACTTGGAGGAATAAAAGAGGTGTTTATGACATTATCCTTTATACAATTAGCAGTTATTCCAGAATTAAAAATTACTGATAGAGGTCTTGTAGATGTGAATAAACAGAAGTTCGTGGAATTATTTGTTTAAATTGAATTTTACCGTGAATAGTCTTTATGATATAATTTAATTAAATTTAGAATCCGAAAGGGAGGGATATATATGAAAAAGTTATTGGTTATTTTAATGGTTGTATTGCTTGGTATTACCTTATTTGGTAAGGTAAAGGTTGCGTTGTTAATTAATGGTACTCTTGGAGACAAATCATTCTTTGACTCAGCAGCAAGAGGAGTAAAATGGGCAGAAGAAAAATTAGGTGTAGAAGCAAAGATTATTGAAATGAGTTATAATCCAACAGAATGGGAACCTACATTGGAAGATATTTCTGATCTTGGAGAATATGATTTAATTATTGTTGGAACATGGCAAATGGTTGAATTATTACAGAGAATAGCTCCAATGTATCCTGATCAAAAATATATAATTTATGATGATGCAGTAGATTATTCACAGGGAAATCTTGATAATGTATATTCCATCACATATAAACAGAACGAAGGTTCATTTTTAGCTGGTGCAATGGCTGCAATGGTTTCAAAATCAGATAAATTTAAATATTCATTACCAGATAAAAAGATAATAGGTTTTCTTGGCGGTATGGATATACCTGTTATTAATGACTTTTTAGTAGGTTATATTGAAGGTGCAAAATATATTGATCCAGATATGAAAGTATTAATTTCATATGTAGGTGTATGGAATGATCCGGCAAAAGGTAAAGAATTTACATTGTCCATGTACAGGCAGGGGGCAGATGTTGTATTTGCAGTAGCAGGTGAAACAGGAAATGGCGTTTTGGCAGCAGCAAAGGATATGGACAGATGGGCAATTGGAGTTGACTCAGATATGCAATTATTATATGAAGAAAAAGATATGGATATAGTAAAACATACAATAACATCAATGCTTAAAAACGTAGATTATTCTTTATATAAATCAATAGAAATGTTCATAGAAGGGAAATTACCTTTCGGAAAGGCTGAAGCATGGGGATTAAAGGAAAAAGGTGTAGGACTTGCCGATAACAAGTATTTCCAGCAGGTTATGTCTGTAGATCCATGGATATTAATAAAATTAAAGGACATTGAACTTGGAATTATCAGAGGAGATATAAAGGTTCCAACTGCATATGGAATGAGCAATGAAGAGTTAAACAAAATTAGAAATTCTGTAAGACCATAATAACATAAAAGACATATAATAAATTATAATCTGGGGCTACGCGTAGCCCCACTTTTATTAAATTTTTAATTTCATTTAGGAAAGGTGAGAGGTATGAGTGAATATGTCCTTGAAATGAGAAATATATGGAAGGTATATCCCAATGGAGTTACTGCAAATAAAGGAGTAGATTTAAAGGTTAAAAAAGGCGAAATTCACGCATTGCTTGGTGAAAATGGAGCAGGAAAAAGTACATTAATGAAGATATTATTTGGTTTTGAAAGAGCTACAGAAGGCGAAATATATTATAATGGTGAAAAATTGGAGAATCATACCGCAGATAAAGCCATTGAATTGGGAATTGGTATGGTTCATCAGCATTTTATGCTTGTTCCTTCTTTGACAGTTGTGGAAAATGTAGTTCTTGGAATGGAACCCACAAAAGGTTTTTCAATAGATTTAAAAAAAGCTACAGAATTTGTTGAAAAGGAAATGAACAAATATGGATTACCTGTACCTTTGCATGAAAAGGTAAAGGATATCAGTGTAGGTATGAAACAAAGGGTTGAAATTATAAAAACTCTCGTTCGTGGAGCAGATTTAATTATTCTTGACGAGCCAACAGCTGTATTAACTCCACAGGAAACTGTGGAATTATTTAAAGCGTTGAAGAATCTTACTGCTGCCGGGAAAACTGTAATTTTCATTACTCATAAATTAAATGAAGTTAAGGAAATTGCTGATAGAATTACTGTTTTAAGAAGAGGTAAAACAGTAGGAGAGGCAGAAGTAAAGAATATAACCGAAAAAGATATGTCAAGAATGATGGTTGGTAGAGATGTGGATTTGAATATAGAAAAGAAACCTGCACAACCAGGAAATGTTGTTTTAGAAGTGAAAAATCTTCACTTTACAAGAAATGACGGAGTAAAGATGTTAAAAGGTGTATCTCTCGCTTTGCGTGAAGGTGAAATTCTTGGTATAGCCGGTGTAGAAGGAAACGGTCAAACAGAATTAGTTGATATAATCACCGGTATGGAAAAACCTGAAGATGGAGAAATCTTCGTCTTCGGAAAAAATATGAAAGATAGCGATAATCCACATGAATTTAGAAAAGCTGGTATGAGTTTTATACCTGCAGACAGAATGATTTGGGGAGCTTCAAAAGAGGATACAATAGAGGAAAATCTTATAAGCGACAGATTCTATAAAGAACCATTTTCCAAACGAGGAGTATTATCGTATAAAGCAATAACAGAAAATGCAAAAAAAATGATAAAGGAGTTTGATATTAGAACAGACGGCCCTAAAACTGCTGTAAAAATGCTTTCAGGAGGAAATATCCAGAAAGTTGTTGTAGCAAGGGAATTTACTGCAAATTCAAAGATTATTATAGCTGATCAACCTACAAGGGGTATTGATATAGCAGCTGCAGACTTTATAAGAAGACGACTTGTAAAAGAAAGAGATAACGGTGTGGGTGTTCTTCTTGTTTCCGCAGATTTAACAGAATTACTTGAAACTTCGGATAGAATAGTGGTTATGTATCATGGTGAAATAGTGGCAAAATTTGATGATGTATCACAACTTACAGAAACAATACTTGGTGAGTATATGCTTGGTATAAAAAAGATGTCAGCAGAAGAAATGGGTGATAAATCATGAAGGGTATGAAAAGATATGAAGTTTATAGAACTATTATAGCAATACTCATAGCTCTTGCTTTAGGGTATGTATTAATACTTCTTTCTGCTATACCAAAAGGAGACATGGCATTTTCAGAGAAATTAAAGGTTGCTATTACAGATGCAAATGATGCATTTGTAAAGTTTTTGACACTTCCTGTTGCAAGGCAGAGAAGAGGACACTGGCAATTTAATCTTAGAGGTTTCATTCAATGGATTAATGAAAGTGTTCCTATAATGATTACAGGTCTTGCTGTTTCGTTGATATTTACAGCGAAACAATTTAATATAGGTGCTGAGGGACAATTATTCCTTGGTGCTGCCATAGCAAGTTTTGCAGCAATATACTTTCCGGCGATACCAATTCTACATCCTATTGTTGTTATTCTTGTTGCTTCATTGGTAGGAGCTGGATGGTCAGCAATACCTGGTTATTTAAAGGCAAAGTGGAATGCATCTGAAATAGTAACTTCATTAATGCTTAATTATGTTGCATTATATATGGGATTATTTATAATCAAAGTATTTTTAAGAGATCCCAATGCAGGTCAATTGGTATCTTATAAATTTAAAGAAACAGCTATGTTATACCTTTTAAATTCAAGATATAGATGGCATATAGGTATATTAATAGCTCTTGCAATGAGTTTACTTTTCTGGTTTATTATGAAAAAAACAACATGGGGTTATAAGGTAAGATTAATCGGTAACAATAAGAACTTTGCATATTATTCAGGAATAGACACACAAAAGACATTGTTCCAGGCTCATGTTGTAAGTGGTGCAATTGCAGGAACAGCAGGTATTATTGAGTTAATTGGATATCACGGTAGATTTTTATGGTTGTTTTCTCCAGGATATGGATGGGACGGTATAATTATTGCCACATTGGCAAGAAATAACCCGTTATATGTACCACTAGCCGCTTTATTCCTTTCTTATATCAGGGTAGGAGCAAAAACAATGGGAAGATATACAAAT
This is a stretch of genomic DNA from Marinitoga piezophila KA3. It encodes these proteins:
- a CDS encoding BMP family ABC transporter substrate-binding protein; translated protein: MKKLLVILMVVLLGITLFGKVKVALLINGTLGDKSFFDSAARGVKWAEEKLGVEAKIIEMSYNPTEWEPTLEDISDLGEYDLIIVGTWQMVELLQRIAPMYPDQKYIIYDDAVDYSQGNLDNVYSITYKQNEGSFLAGAMAAMVSKSDKFKYSLPDKKIIGFLGGMDIPVINDFLVGYIEGAKYIDPDMKVLISYVGVWNDPAKGKEFTLSMYRQGADVVFAVAGETGNGVLAAAKDMDRWAIGVDSDMQLLYEEKDMDIVKHTITSMLKNVDYSLYKSIEMFIEGKLPFGKAEAWGLKEKGVGLADNKYFQQVMSVDPWILIKLKDIELGIIRGDIKVPTAYGMSNEELNKIRNSVRP
- a CDS encoding ABC transporter ATP-binding protein, producing MSEYVLEMRNIWKVYPNGVTANKGVDLKVKKGEIHALLGENGAGKSTLMKILFGFERATEGEIYYNGEKLENHTADKAIELGIGMVHQHFMLVPSLTVVENVVLGMEPTKGFSIDLKKATEFVEKEMNKYGLPVPLHEKVKDISVGMKQRVEIIKTLVRGADLIILDEPTAVLTPQETVELFKALKNLTAAGKTVIFITHKLNEVKEIADRITVLRRGKTVGEAEVKNITEKDMSRMMVGRDVDLNIEKKPAQPGNVVLEVKNLHFTRNDGVKMLKGVSLALREGEILGIAGVEGNGQTELVDIITGMEKPEDGEIFVFGKNMKDSDNPHEFRKAGMSFIPADRMIWGASKEDTIEENLISDRFYKEPFSKRGVLSYKAITENAKKMIKEFDIRTDGPKTAVKMLSGGNIQKVVVAREFTANSKIIIADQPTRGIDIAAADFIRRRLVKERDNGVGVLLVSADLTELLETSDRIVVMYHGEIVAKFDDVSQLTETILGEYMLGIKKMSAEEMGDKS
- a CDS encoding ABC transporter permease, which gives rise to MKRYEVYRTIIAILIALALGYVLILLSAIPKGDMAFSEKLKVAITDANDAFVKFLTLPVARQRRGHWQFNLRGFIQWINESVPIMITGLAVSLIFTAKQFNIGAEGQLFLGAAIASFAAIYFPAIPILHPIVVILVASLVGAGWSAIPGYLKAKWNASEIVTSLMLNYVALYMGLFIIKVFLRDPNAGQLVSYKFKETAMLYLLNSRYRWHIGILIALAMSLLFWFIMKKTTWGYKVRLIGNNKNFAYYSGIDTQKTLFQAHVVSGAIAGTAGIIELIGYHGRFLWLFSPGYGWDGIIIATLARNNPLYVPLAALFLSYIRVGAKTMGRYTNIPPEMVSILQATIILLVTAEAFLSGMRQKAIEKEAKKSENAIANGGETA